The following proteins are encoded in a genomic region of Arcobacter suis CECT 7833:
- a CDS encoding phospholipase D-like domain-containing protein, which produces MFKIVLISLFLVLNLSSNEVYILPKQGEDIKDKISESITNAKSEILIAMYNFSYKKFAKDLVDASKNGVKITVFLDAKKVKEDSEISDYLKKNNIKVVLMKDKMHLKLALIDSKMAIFGSTNWTKESFEENYELVYLSEDKKTIETLTTFIKSL; this is translated from the coding sequence ATGTTCAAAATCGTTTTAATTTCACTTTTTTTAGTTTTAAATCTATCCTCAAATGAAGTTTATATTCTTCCTAAACAAGGTGAAGATATAAAAGATAAAATAAGTGAATCAATCACAAATGCAAAATCTGAGATATTGATAGCTATGTATAATTTTTCATACAAGAAATTTGCAAAAGATTTAGTTGATGCTTCAAAAAATGGAGTAAAAATTACAGTTTTTCTTGATGCTAAAAAAGTAAAAGAGGATTCTGAAATTTCTGATTATTTAAAAAAGAATAATATAAAAGTAGTTTTAATGAAAGATAAAATGCATCTAAAATTAGCACTTATTGATTCAAAAATGGCTATTTTTGGGAGTACAAACTGGACAAAAGAGTCATTTGAAGAGAATTATGAATTAGTTTATTTAAGCGAAGATAAAAAAACTATTGAAACTTTGACAACTTTTATTAAATCTCTTTGA
- a CDS encoding YbgC/FadM family acyl-CoA thioesterase — translation MKLRIYYEDTDCGGVVYYANYLKFCERARSELFFQKGLSPHKDNEFFVVKSVTADYVKSAVFGDIIEVKTNLIEKKSASIIMYQEIFRNDELLFKATFKLAFLKDFKPSKIPLEFFEIFK, via the coding sequence GTGAAATTGAGAATTTATTATGAAGATACAGATTGTGGGGGAGTTGTTTATTATGCAAATTATTTAAAATTTTGTGAAAGAGCAAGAAGTGAGCTTTTTTTTCAAAAAGGTCTATCTCCCCACAAAGATAATGAATTTTTTGTGGTAAAAAGTGTAACGGCTGATTATGTGAAATCGGCTGTTTTTGGTGATATTATAGAAGTTAAAACAAATTTGATTGAGAAAAAATCTGCTTCAATTATTATGTATCAAGAAATATTTAGAAATGACGAGCTTTTGTTTAAAGCTACCTTTAAATTGGCATTTCTAAAAGATTTCAAACCTTCAAAAATTCCTTTAGAGTTTTTTGAAATATTCAAATAG
- a CDS encoding methyl-accepting chemotaxis protein, giving the protein MKALTIGKKFTLINVIVTILVLVIGYFILNKYKNDLRNEVYNDVKIELNELSKIKIEAKFEVGISNAISISNDSSIKEALASNDRELAIKALATLSDNMKKSTPFQNIQIHIHTKDNHSFLRSWKADKFGDDLSSFRASVVKVNSEKKAVNTFEVGDAGLSIRSVVPIFDQNQKHLGSMEFMQGINSVATSFDEQGDAFLLLMDSKLAIAEVKAENKLNDYLISQKFINKEFLEESKKIDFSELFENKYLMSDKYFYTYIDIVDFSGKKLGIALTAKPKQTVQNAIDHASYIIWVALIILVIALLITMAISLVNMKSYILAPILNLKNSIDAVSSNNLSQSTRIEVKSNDEIGDVVNSFNNYLDSIEKGLIQDHIVIEESRKIIEKVNAGLLNDKIKGVANSVGVDSLVKEINGMIERMQKNLTILSESLVALSNAKYDYAIPHIDNLTGIIASLLSGTKVTQSSINEVMCLIEKSNTELSSSANELENASKKLSNSSNIQAASLEETAAAIEEISATLTRSGENTSKMALYAQNVTKSSDIGKELAYKTATSMDEINTQVNAINDAISIIDQIAFQTNILSLNAAVEAATAGEAGKGFAVVAAEVRNLANRSADAANEIKTIVLNATTKAKEGKDITSKMIEGYNDLNENIVVTTKLIADVASASKEQQLAMSQINDTVNSLDQATQENAALASTINDMAAKTSNLVTHLQSTINQTSFDRNAHKRVCDTNLIIDINRLKSDHINFKNTNFALCKEGFKFTVKNAHECNLGKWLDSNEDKNFAKTKEWSDLKHAHKKVHELVQVTVDLYCDKSENDKIFATTKEVEENIEIVFDLLNKIREINCNGK; this is encoded by the coding sequence ATGAAAGCCCTAACAATAGGAAAAAAGTTTACATTGATTAATGTAATAGTTACAATATTAGTTTTAGTTATAGGTTATTTTATATTAAATAAATATAAAAATGATTTGAGAAATGAAGTTTACAATGATGTAAAAATTGAATTAAATGAATTATCAAAAATTAAAATTGAAGCTAAATTTGAAGTAGGAATTTCAAATGCGATTTCTATTTCAAATGATTCTTCAATAAAAGAAGCTTTAGCTTCAAATGATAGAGAATTAGCTATAAAAGCACTAGCAACACTTTCAGATAATATGAAAAAATCAACACCTTTTCAGAATATACAAATTCATATTCATACAAAAGACAATCACTCTTTTTTAAGATCTTGGAAAGCTGATAAATTTGGAGATGATTTAAGTTCTTTTAGAGCAAGTGTTGTAAAAGTAAATAGTGAAAAAAAAGCAGTTAATACTTTTGAAGTAGGAGACGCAGGACTTAGTATTCGTTCAGTTGTTCCAATATTTGATCAAAACCAAAAACATTTAGGTTCTATGGAGTTTATGCAAGGTATAAATTCTGTTGCAACTTCGTTTGATGAACAAGGGGATGCTTTTTTACTTTTAATGGATAGTAAACTAGCAATTGCAGAAGTAAAAGCAGAAAATAAATTAAATGACTATTTGATTTCTCAAAAATTTATTAATAAAGAATTTTTAGAAGAGAGTAAAAAAATAGATTTTAGTGAACTATTTGAAAATAAATATTTAATGTCAGATAAATATTTTTATACATACATTGATATAGTTGATTTTAGTGGTAAAAAATTAGGAATTGCATTAACTGCAAAACCAAAACAAACTGTTCAAAATGCTATTGATCATGCTTCTTATATCATTTGGGTTGCTTTAATTATTTTAGTTATTGCTTTATTAATTACTATGGCTATATCATTGGTAAATATGAAAAGTTATATTTTAGCTCCAATTCTAAATTTAAAAAACTCTATAGATGCTGTTAGTTCAAATAATCTATCACAAAGTACAAGAATCGAAGTAAAATCAAATGATGAAATAGGAGATGTTGTAAATAGTTTTAACAACTATTTAGATTCTATTGAAAAAGGTTTGATTCAAGATCATATTGTAATTGAAGAATCAAGAAAAATAATAGAAAAAGTAAATGCTGGATTGCTAAATGATAAAATAAAAGGTGTTGCAAACTCTGTAGGAGTTGATTCTTTAGTTAAAGAAATCAATGGAATGATAGAAAGAATGCAAAAAAATCTTACGATTTTAAGTGAATCTTTAGTTGCTTTATCAAATGCAAAATATGATTATGCAATACCACATATCGACAATCTAACAGGAATAATAGCTTCATTATTAAGTGGAACAAAAGTTACACAATCTTCAATTAATGAAGTTATGTGTTTAATTGAAAAATCAAATACAGAATTATCTTCAAGTGCAAATGAATTAGAAAATGCATCAAAAAAATTAAGTAATTCATCAAATATCCAAGCAGCTTCACTTGAAGAAACAGCAGCAGCTATTGAAGAAATCTCAGCAACACTTACAAGAAGTGGTGAAAATACTTCAAAAATGGCTTTATATGCTCAAAATGTTACAAAATCAAGTGATATTGGAAAAGAATTAGCCTATAAAACAGCAACTTCAATGGATGAAATAAATACTCAAGTAAATGCAATAAATGACGCTATTTCAATAATTGATCAAATAGCATTCCAAACAAATATTCTTTCTTTAAATGCAGCCGTAGAAGCTGCAACTGCTGGTGAAGCAGGAAAAGGATTTGCAGTAGTTGCCGCGGAGGTACGAAATCTAGCAAATAGAAGTGCAGATGCAGCAAATGAGATAAAAACAATAGTTTTAAATGCAACTACAAAAGCAAAAGAAGGTAAAGATATTACTTCAAAAATGATTGAGGGTTATAATGATTTAAATGAAAATATTGTTGTAACAACAAAATTAATTGCAGATGTGGCAAGTGCTTCAAAAGAACAACAATTAGCAATGTCTCAAATAAATGATACAGTTAATTCTTTAGACCAAGCAACACAAGAAAATGCAGCACTTGCTTCAACAATTAACGATATGGCTGCCAAAACATCAAATCTAGTAACTCATTTACAAAGTACAATAAATCAAACAAGTTTTGATAGAAATGCCCACAAAAGAGTTTGTGACACTAATTTGATTATTGATATAAATAGATTAAAATCTGATCATATAAACTTCAAAAATACCAACTTTGCTTTATGTAAAGAAGGATTTAAATTTACAGTAAAAAATGCCCATGAGTGTAACTTAGGAAAATGGTTAGATTCAAATGAGGATAAAAATTTTGCAAAAACAAAAGAGTGGAGTGATTTAAAACATGCCCATAAAAAAGTACATGAATTAGTACAAGTTACAGTTGATTTATATTGTGATAAAAGCGAAAATGACAAAATATTTGCTACAACAAAAGAAGTTGAAGAAAATATTGAAATAGTATTTGATTTATTAAATAAAATTAGAGAGATAAATTGTAACGGGAAATAA
- a CDS encoding aldo/keto reductase yields the protein MDFRYIGRSGLRVSSICMGTMTFGSSTSRQEAFKILDKAYDSGINFYDTAEIYPVPPKKSYEGTTEIIVGEWLKTKPRDSIIMATKVSGAASGWFVPPTRHGLTAIDSFHIKRAVEGSLKRLDTDYIDLYQMHWPDTIVPIEESLKAFDELVREGKVRYIGTSNDTAYGLTKANETSKNKNLARFESIQNNFSLLNPRFLDELSTVCKKENISLLPYSPIAGGVLSGKYNNAFYPDDARFSAYMKHESPRVQAQATRFVNDKTKAATAKYLELAREYGISPVTLAVAYSKHFDFVASTIIGARTSEQLDESLKAFKFDINNELFLKIEEIQKEILYPMG from the coding sequence ATGGATTTTAGATATATAGGAAGAAGTGGATTAAGAGTTAGTTCAATTTGTATGGGAACTATGACTTTTGGTTCAAGTACTTCAAGACAAGAGGCTTTTAAAATTTTGGATAAAGCTTATGATAGTGGAATAAACTTTTATGATACAGCTGAGATTTATCCAGTTCCACCAAAAAAATCTTACGAAGGAACAACTGAAATAATAGTAGGTGAATGGTTAAAAACAAAACCTAGAGATTCTATTATTATGGCTACAAAAGTAAGTGGAGCTGCATCAGGTTGGTTTGTCCCACCCACACGTCATGGATTAACTGCAATTGATTCTTTTCATATAAAAAGAGCTGTTGAAGGAAGTTTAAAAAGATTAGATACTGATTATATCGACCTTTATCAAATGCATTGGCCAGATACTATTGTGCCTATTGAAGAGAGTTTAAAAGCTTTTGATGAGTTAGTTCGTGAAGGAAAAGTAAGATACATTGGAACTTCAAATGATACAGCTTATGGTTTAACAAAAGCAAATGAAACTTCAAAAAATAAAAATCTAGCTAGATTTGAATCTATTCAAAATAATTTTTCGCTTTTAAATCCAAGATTTTTAGATGAACTTTCAACAGTTTGTAAAAAAGAAAATATCTCTTTACTTCCATATTCTCCAATCGCAGGTGGAGTTTTAAGTGGAAAATACAATAATGCTTTTTATCCTGATGATGCTAGATTTTCAGCTTATATGAAACATGAAAGTCCAAGAGTTCAAGCCCAAGCAACAAGATTTGTAAATGATAAAACAAAAGCTGCAACTGCAAAATATTTAGAACTTGCACGTGAGTATGGAATTTCACCTGTAACTTTAGCAGTTGCATATTCAAAACATTTTGATTTTGTAGCATCAACAATTATTGGAGCAAGAACTTCTGAACAGTTAGATGAATCATTAAAAGCATTCAAATTTGATATAAATAATGAACTTTTTTTAAAGATTGAAGAGATTCAAAAAGAAATATTATATCCAATGGGATAA
- a CDS encoding SLAC1 anion channel family protein, whose amino-acid sequence MQEQESIKSIPSDRLQFFPIMMFAIVMGLSGLTMVCKRVSEVLYFPSFISILMMIVTSVVFLLILYFYTLKLMKHKNEVKKEFSHPVRINFFAASSISVLLLSMIYRHNIDEISQILFIIGAILHIFFTFYTIKFWINNNLEMQHSNPAWFIPIVGNLIVPIAGKGFVDDSILYFYFSIGIFFWIILFSIILNRIIFHNQFAPKFMPTLFILIAPPSIGFISYIKLTGTLDFFAQILFNLGLFFTILVFVMYKNFINIKFFISWWAFTFPMAAITLSTILMYELTSKWFYGFLAYFLTFITTIIVILVAIETIKHMKKKEICIME is encoded by the coding sequence ATGCAAGAACAAGAAAGCATTAAATCTATACCTTCTGATAGATTACAGTTTTTTCCAATAATGATGTTTGCCATAGTTATGGGGCTTTCAGGTTTAACTATGGTTTGTAAAAGAGTTAGTGAAGTTTTATATTTTCCTTCTTTTATTTCAATTTTAATGATGATAGTTACAAGTGTGGTATTTTTGCTTATTTTATATTTTTATACTCTAAAACTTATGAAACATAAAAATGAAGTAAAAAAAGAGTTTTCTCATCCCGTAAGAATCAATTTCTTTGCAGCTTCTTCTATTTCAGTTTTGCTTTTATCTATGATTTATCGACATAATATTGATGAAATATCGCAAATACTTTTTATTATTGGAGCAATTTTACATATCTTTTTTACTTTTTATACTATTAAATTTTGGATAAACAATAATCTTGAAATGCAACATTCAAATCCAGCTTGGTTTATTCCAATTGTTGGAAATTTGATTGTTCCAATAGCAGGAAAAGGTTTTGTTGATGATTCTATTTTGTACTTTTATTTCTCTATTGGAATATTTTTTTGGATAATTTTATTTTCTATTATTTTAAATAGAATTATTTTTCATAATCAATTTGCTCCAAAATTTATGCCAACTCTTTTTATACTTATAGCACCTCCATCGATTGGGTTTATTTCATATATAAAACTAACTGGAACTTTGGACTTTTTTGCTCAGATTTTGTTTAATTTAGGACTATTTTTTACAATTTTAGTTTTTGTTATGTATAAAAATTTTATAAATATCAAGTTTTTTATTTCTTGGTGGGCATTTACTTTTCCAATGGCAGCTATTACTTTATCAACGATTTTAATGTATGAGTTAACTTCCAAATGGTTTTATGGATTTTTAGCTTATTTTTTAACTTTTATTACAACTATAATTGTTATATTAGTGGCAATTGAAACTATAAAACATATGAAAAAAAAAGAGATTTGTATCATGGAATAA
- a CDS encoding malate dehydrogenase gives MAKSKKTTIDLSKENLFFEERNQTVKLLCFKTQTMSLDIAIYEKDKFIKNSTMVFAHLPKKLKAKLNPS, from the coding sequence TTGGCAAAAAGTAAAAAAACTACAATTGATTTAAGTAAAGAAAACCTCTTTTTTGAAGAGAGAAATCAAACTGTAAAATTATTGTGTTTTAAAACTCAAACTATGAGCTTAGATATTGCAATTTATGAAAAAGATAAATTCATCAAAAATAGTACAATGGTATTTGCTCACTTACCTAAAAAGCTAAAAGCTAAGTTAAATCCTAGCTAA
- a CDS encoding precorrin-2 C(20)-methyltransferase, whose translation MKLYMVSLGPGDYELITIKALRALQNSDAICVPTKSPDHSFNRSMTYKIIQKLMEEFDFVKPIIPMYTPMHFKTEDWQYQVDTIHKSFQEYKTLSFVTLGDSAVYSTVYYLLDLIKEQNHVVYENSEVIPGVTSFSNASAKVKKPLCVGDGSFSIVPLHKENVVNTTVFMRPKIGMQTDKIPEKGTIYTFENLNFKGETIHKNKKEKVDKYMTLFIDFVQ comes from the coding sequence ATGAAATTATATATGGTTTCTTTAGGACCTGGAGATTATGAACTTATTACTATAAAAGCTTTAAGAGCTTTACAAAATTCAGATGCGATTTGTGTTCCTACAAAAAGTCCTGACCATAGTTTTAATCGTTCAATGACTTATAAAATAATTCAAAAATTAATGGAAGAATTTGATTTTGTAAAACCTATTATTCCTATGTATACTCCAATGCATTTTAAAACAGAAGATTGGCAATATCAAGTAGATACAATTCATAAATCATTTCAAGAATATAAAACTTTATCTTTTGTAACTTTGGGAGATAGTGCTGTTTATAGTACAGTTTATTATCTTTTAGATTTAATAAAAGAACAAAATCATGTTGTTTATGAAAATTCAGAAGTAATACCTGGTGTTACATCATTTTCAAATGCTTCAGCAAAAGTAAAAAAACCATTATGTGTTGGTGATGGCTCGTTTAGTATTGTTCCTTTACATAAAGAAAATGTAGTCAATACAACAGTGTTTATGAGACCTAAAATAGGAATGCAAACAGATAAAATACCTGAAAAAGGAACTATTTATACCTTTGAAAATCTTAATTTCAAAGGAGAAACTATACATAAAAATAAAAAAGAGAAAGTTGATAAATATATGACTTTGTTTATTGATTTTGTTCAATAG
- a CDS encoding sirohydrochlorin cobaltochelatase codes for MKRFRHYNKKRAIVLACFGSVIEQQKYLDLENIIVEKFPDCDVFVSFSSRMVIKLLKKKKNEEYKNLPQTLADIDMLGYKHVVVSSINIFPTDEHEVLKKIIDGFKNFSLANISFTNALLTKAKDTTAFLKDLNEQISKDDTANLYVIHGTPKLDTVGIDSINYTSSFLELISEENFTCSLEGAFPYFEINDVIKAKIEKTGLKKVQIVPLLLVSGNHYIKDMFEIKDDLASLFESSIVSSLTKSEQFNLIELPMIEKIIEKNIQESFKMMGISHKEITY; via the coding sequence ATGAAAAGATTTAGACACTATAACAAGAAAAGGGCGATAGTCCTTGCTTGTTTTGGCTCAGTAATAGAACAACAAAAATATCTAGATTTAGAAAATATAATTGTTGAAAAATTCCCAGATTGTGATGTTTTTGTCTCTTTTTCTTCAAGAATGGTAATAAAACTTCTTAAAAAGAAAAAAAATGAAGAGTACAAAAATCTTCCTCAAACTTTGGCTGATATTGATATGTTGGGATATAAACATGTTGTAGTTTCATCTATTAATATTTTTCCAACAGATGAACATGAAGTATTAAAAAAAATCATTGATGGATTTAAGAATTTTTCTTTAGCAAATATTAGTTTTACAAATGCTCTTTTAACAAAAGCAAAAGATACAACAGCTTTTTTAAAAGATTTAAATGAACAAATATCAAAAGATGATACGGCAAATCTTTATGTAATACATGGAACTCCAAAGCTTGATACTGTTGGAATTGATTCTATAAATTATACTTCATCATTTTTGGAATTAATTAGTGAAGAAAACTTCACATGTTCCCTTGAAGGCGCTTTTCCTTATTTTGAAATAAATGATGTAATAAAAGCAAAAATAGAAAAAACAGGTTTAAAAAAAGTTCAAATTGTGCCTTTACTTTTAGTTAGTGGAAATCATTATATAAAAGATATGTTTGAAATAAAAGATGATTTAGCTTCGTTATTTGAGTCTTCAATAGTTTCAAGTTTAACTAAAAGTGAACAGTTTAATTTAATTGAATTACCAATGATTGAAAAAATCATAGAAAAAAATATTCAAGAATCGTTCAAAATGATGGGTATAAGTCATAAAGAAATTACATATTAA
- a CDS encoding energy-coupling factor ABC transporter permease codes for MHMEPGIVQGAKIVLSYGTATVSFGIAAKLALENVKKSGALPLIVKTMLTSLLVLVFFEIFPHQPVGVSEVHLILGSTLFLIFGAAAAAFGLAFGLLTQGLLFAQFDLPQYGMNVTTLLMPLFAMAFMAKKIIPQNIAYKDIKYMDALKLSVIFQGGIVTWVAFWALYGEGFGIENLTSVFSFGAAYMSVILLEPLIDLAVLAGAKALNSLQNSVYVENRLFNTAK; via the coding sequence ATGCATATGGAACCAGGAATTGTGCAAGGCGCAAAAATAGTTTTAAGTTATGGAACAGCTACTGTTTCATTTGGTATTGCTGCAAAATTGGCTTTAGAAAATGTAAAAAAAAGTGGAGCATTACCATTGATTGTAAAAACAATGTTAACTTCTCTTTTAGTATTAGTATTTTTTGAAATTTTCCCACATCAACCAGTTGGAGTTTCAGAAGTTCATCTAATTTTAGGTTCAACATTATTTTTAATATTTGGTGCAGCTGCAGCGGCTTTTGGTTTAGCTTTTGGACTATTAACTCAAGGATTGTTGTTTGCTCAATTTGATTTACCACAATATGGGATGAACGTAACAACTCTTTTAATGCCTTTATTTGCAATGGCATTTATGGCTAAAAAAATAATACCTCAAAATATCGCATACAAAGATATTAAGTATATGGATGCTTTAAAATTATCAGTTATATTTCAAGGTGGAATTGTTACTTGGGTTGCTTTTTGGGCATTGTATGGAGAAGGATTTGGAATTGAAAATTTAACATCAGTATTCTCTTTTGGAGCAGCTTACATGAGTGTTATTCTACTAGAGCCATTAATTGATTTAGCAGTTCTTGCAGGTGCAAAAGCACTTAATTCTCTACAAAATAGTGTTTATGTAGAAAACAGACTTTTCAATACAGCTAAATAA
- a CDS encoding cobyrinate a,c-diamide synthase has product MKAICVSAISSNQGKTLLTTALLHYFKKSVRAYKIGPDYIDPQFHEIISSRASINLDTFIMNKNQVKWIFNKYNDQNISILEGVMGFYDGMDKGSSAYDVTKLLNIPTILLLDGSGSYITISAVLKGLKTYKENNTIKAVVLNKLSSSMHYELIKNQIEKDFDDIFVLGWIKKDLQTLKETHLGLDLIDANKELLESLSNEVLENIDLEKLENIATFEANTQENYPFDNFKKIDKKISIIKDENFSFVYYDNIMFLQELFEKVEFIDSTKDEKISENSDVVYIAGGYVETTASYNKIKNSSNFRNSLINHSKTKHIYAECAGLLYLGNKVDEKQMSSILDIDFTLTNKRVRLGYYYSTNGIKGHAFHYTKPLDTKNGVDILSKSENSKGEFGAWKKNKVYGTYLHTMFRNNINILKDYFGI; this is encoded by the coding sequence ATGAAAGCAATTTGCGTATCTGCAATTTCTTCTAATCAAGGTAAAACATTATTAACCACGGCTTTATTACATTATTTTAAAAAAAGTGTAAGAGCATATAAAATTGGTCCTGATTATATAGATCCACAATTTCATGAAATCATTTCATCAAGAGCTTCAATAAACTTAGATACTTTCATAATGAATAAAAATCAAGTAAAGTGGATATTTAATAAATATAATGACCAAAATATTTCTATACTTGAAGGTGTAATGGGATTTTATGATGGAATGGATAAAGGTTCATCAGCTTATGATGTTACAAAACTTCTAAATATTCCAACTATTTTATTATTAGATGGAAGTGGTTCATATATTACTATTAGTGCCGTTTTAAAAGGTCTTAAAACTTACAAAGAAAATAACACTATAAAGGCTGTTGTTTTAAATAAATTATCATCTTCTATGCATTATGAGCTTATTAAAAATCAAATAGAAAAAGATTTTGATGATATTTTTGTATTAGGTTGGATAAAAAAAGATTTACAAACACTAAAAGAGACACATTTAGGATTAGATTTAATTGATGCAAACAAAGAGTTATTAGAATCTCTTTCAAATGAAGTATTAGAAAATATTGATTTAGAAAAACTTGAAAATATTGCAACTTTTGAAGCAAATACACAAGAAAATTACCCTTTTGATAATTTTAAAAAAATAGATAAAAAAATATCTATAATAAAAGATGAAAATTTTTCATTTGTTTATTATGACAACATTATGTTTTTACAAGAACTTTTTGAAAAAGTTGAGTTTATAGATTCAACAAAAGATGAAAAAATAAGTGAAAATAGTGATGTTGTTTATATTGCAGGTGGATATGTGGAAACAACAGCTTCATATAATAAAATAAAAAACTCTTCAAATTTTAGAAATTCTCTTATAAATCACTCAAAAACAAAACATATTTATGCTGAATGTGCAGGATTATTATATCTTGGAAATAAAGTTGATGAAAAACAGATGAGTTCTATTTTAGATATTGATTTTACTCTTACAAATAAAAGAGTTCGGCTTGGATATTACTACTCAACAAATGGAATAAAAGGTCATGCTTTTCATTATACAAAACCCCTTGATACAAAAAACGGTGTTGATATTTTGAGTAAATCAGAAAATTCAAAAGGAGAGTTTGGAGCTTGGAAAAAAAATAAAGTTTATGGAACTTATTTACATACGATGTTTAGAAACAATATTAATATATTAAAGGATTACTTTGGAATTTAA
- a CDS encoding precorrin-8X methylmutase: MEFKTEEPPINIGADISIRSFEMIEEELKDYPKADEFSFEQKEVISRLIHTTTCFNEVLENIYFSPNAIEKIQNLLQNKAKIIVDVNMIKVGLSDFYLKKYETEVVCYINEPFTYEMAEKNKTTRSYAAVVEAIKKHKNEPMILACGNAPTFIYAAINTLLEEKVDLSKVALLLFPVGFVNVVESKDYGRRFCDFFDVAGIIMQGRFGSSTMTVATLHAIFKLIKDYDGSEKYNGK; this comes from the coding sequence TTGGAATTTAAAACAGAAGAACCACCAATAAATATTGGTGCAGACATATCAATACGGTCATTTGAAATGATTGAAGAAGAGTTAAAAGACTACCCAAAAGCAGATGAATTTTCTTTTGAACAAAAAGAAGTTATTTCAAGATTAATTCATACAACAACTTGTTTTAATGAGGTTTTAGAAAATATCTATTTTTCACCAAATGCCATAGAAAAAATACAAAACTTACTTCAAAATAAAGCAAAAATAATTGTTGATGTAAATATGATAAAAGTTGGTCTTAGCGACTTTTATTTGAAAAAATATGAAACAGAAGTTGTATGTTATATAAATGAACCATTTACTTATGAAATGGCTGAAAAAAACAAAACAACTAGATCTTATGCTGCTGTTGTTGAAGCTATAAAAAAACACAAAAATGAACCAATGATTTTAGCTTGTGGAAATGCCCCTACTTTTATTTATGCAGCAATTAATACTTTACTTGAAGAAAAAGTTGATTTATCAAAAGTTGCCCTACTTTTATTTCCAGTTGGTTTTGTAAATGTAGTTGAATCAAAAGATTATGGAAGAAGATTTTGTGATTTTTTTGATGTTGCTGGAATTATTATGCAAGGAAGATTTGGAAGCTCAACAATGACTGTTGCCACACTTCATGCGATTTTTAAACTAATCAAAGATTATGATGGAAGCGAAAAATATAATGGAAAATAG
- a CDS encoding (2Fe-2S) ferredoxin domain-containing protein, producing MENRLFNMMGSEVVSGFSCKPVKLVPDKPIMHFKTHIFICGDERCGGAHKNENIAADLRDILKKINLANGETRIKISRTGCFGACRFRSVANIYENTKTNGFEANNNIWLRNIHKYTKERWIELFTALAQNKSIDDLDFKQVPMSEPSTYK from the coding sequence ATGGAAAATAGATTATTTAATATGATGGGTTCAGAAGTTGTATCAGGATTTTCTTGCAAACCTGTAAAACTAGTTCCAGATAAACCAATAATGCACTTTAAAACTCATATATTTATTTGTGGGGATGAAAGATGTGGAGGAGCCCATAAAAATGAAAATATAGCTGCTGATTTAAGAGATATTTTAAAAAAAATCAATCTAGCAAATGGTGAAACTAGAATTAAAATATCAAGAACTGGATGTTTTGGAGCTTGTAGATTTAGAAGTGTTGCAAATATTTATGAAAATACAAAAACAAATGGCTTTGAAGCAAATAACAATATTTGGCTAAGAAATATACATAAATATACAAAAGAAAGATGGATTGAATTATTCACTGCCTTAGCTCAAAATAAAAGCATTGATGATTTAGATTTTAAACAAGTTCCAATGAGTGAACCTTCAACTTATAAATAA